The following are from one region of the Silene latifolia isolate original U9 population chromosome 9, ASM4854445v1, whole genome shotgun sequence genome:
- the LOC141600607 gene encoding putative disease resistance protein RGA1, which produces MAAEWVVWENLKRTLNEHEITLLLSFKEAFDRLRELVTTVNLEGLRSLVSSHDQGASDDLSGSQMGERLKRLSTLLHEADDLLDQILTFVQRPRLCGGQRGGNGRENWNHLVQRVAHAMAITTQEVSLFVSSSNQLVFPKIMARRVKKVSDKIQDRVRQFANELDNTNQAGERRFQPIEWTGLAEESIIGRENDKKKIIDKLLQPPKDSMSQVPIIYMSGLPGVGKSALAKEIYEDVKVKSHFDLRMWIPVSNITDDTEIIREIVEACTKRKSNYSDNFQSPHYYSSRVDQNDMKSLRDLLGCQGSNVSAISPTSNTGQNEIDIYERRLRKEIKGKHYLLILDDLRLQIWQRLRHLLAEGGKGCQILVTARLPITEVADLVNDETLEVQAYPLEGLEKKHSWTLFKTLALDQGEPYSAEMKKTGLEIADICKHLPLTIKIAARFLHGRNRNGSISAEWSAFRDGLGLIRDQQVDVMEHVLYLTCSDLPTRLRVCFGYCSLFPNHFTFNKHDLIDLWIAQGFVNPQDGQNLEEIGEKYFLELVRRCLFEEVTYDELGNILCCKMHHIVCSIASNLTVGVTKIPMTDSRMIEVPDPTPKHVSVNCRGYSTLKFSSRSLKGPSMRTLIFIKEPDCEIKVDKLVCNQLISSYRRLRVLDLQDLGIKELPDSIGDQIHLRYLDLSKNEGLVTIPKSFTRLYNLQTLKLNSCSMLKLFATDFGVLNNLKRFEIDDCDSLTCMPLGLEKLTQLETLNRFVVGKRSYTSTTYVGLKALSGLIMLRGRLAIEFTGEWLTNILEAKPLELAGEWMRNTSKLNEVKIRWARRTSDIEVPSEQEISAQEMILERLQPNSNLKILCIEGYRGRYFPSWANVDTIYSSLPNLVIISIEGCGECKFLPPFGELQHLRKLTLRHMTNVLYFESPAGGREEVVEDRPLFTSLQELTLHNFFNLKAWQREVAAIHQAEPRPFPSLSTLRIWNCPNLSSLPSFPKVTDLKLRNVNQLLLDDCARKASSLTNTIQTRSLQIKACPNLKGFEVVRNGLGGLPSLKHLVIERCDALSSLASDLKNLASLERLKISSCKELDLSKDTGRFCRLFPFSPWKKLKCLRELTLIEIPKMETLPEGLKHVTTLKLLWISACQSLGSLPEWISSLIVLQHLRIESCRALKRLPKELKDVQSLIKVEITECPELMERCREHTGEDWSYIKHARVLLHKSWRYGYVS; this is translated from the coding sequence ATGGCAGCAGAATGGGTTGTATGGGAGAACCTTAAGAGAACCTTGAATGAACACGAAATCACATTGCTGCTTTCATTTAAAGAGGCATTTGATAGGCTGAGAGAGCTAGTGACAACGGTTAACCTAGAGGGGCTCCGGAGTCTTGTGAGTTCACATGATCAAGGAGCGTCTGATGATCTTTCTGGATCTCAGATGGGTGAACGTCTCAAGAGACTTTCGACTCTGCTTCATGAGGCTGATGATCTACTGGATCAAATCCTGACCTTTGTTCAGCGCCCTAGGCTTTGTGGAGGCCAAAGGGGAGGAAATGGAAGGGAAAATTGGAATCATTTGGTGCAACGAGTGGCCCATGCCATGGCTATAACCACACAAGAGGTAAGCCTTTTTGTCTCGTCGTCCAATCAACTAGTTTTCCCCAAGATAATGGCTCGACGAGTTAAGAAAGTAAGCGACAAGATACAAGACAGGGTTAGGCAGTTTGCAAATGAACTCGACAACACAAACCAGGCTGGTGAAAGAAGATTCCAACCTATTGAGTGGACCGGACTAGCTGAAGAAAGCATTATTGGGAGGGAAAATGACAAGAAGAAAATTATTGACAAGTTGCTACAACCACCTAAGGACAGCATGAGTCAAGTACCAATAATCTACATGTCTGGACTACCAGGTGTTGGCAAATCAGCTCTGGCTAAGGAAATATATGAAGATGTCAAGGTTAAGAGTCATTTTGACCTCAGAATGTGGATACCAGTTTCAAATATCACTGATGACACTGAAATCATCCGCGAAATTGTTGAGGCTTGTACTAAAAGGAAGTCTAATTACAGTGACAACTTCCAATCACCACATTATTATAGTTCACGGGTTGATCAAAATGACATGAAGTCATTACGAGATCTGTTGGGATGTCAAGGTTCTAATGTATCCGCAATTTCACCTACAAGTAATACTGGTCAAAATGAAATTGACATATATGAGCGACGACTAAGGAAAGAAATTAAGGGGAAACATTACTTACTCATCTTGGATGATTTGCGTCTCCAGATATGGCAGAGATTGAGGCACTTATTAGCTGAAGGTGGTAAAGGATGTCAGATTTTGGTGACTGCCAGGTTACCTATAACTGAAGTAGCAGATCTTGTAAATGATGAAACCCTTGAGGTTCAAGCTTACCCATTAGAAGGTCTGGAAAAAAAACATTCTTGGACTCTGTTCAAAACACTCGCATTAGATCAAGGTGAACCTTATTCTGCTGAAATGAAGAAGACGGGGTTGGAAATTGCAGATATCTGTAAACATCTTCCACTTACCATCAAAATTGCTGCAAGATTTCTTCATGGTAGAAACAGGAATGGTAGTATTAGCGCCGAGTGGTCAGCGTTTAGGGACGGGCTAGGATTGATTCGAGATCAGCAAGTGGACGTCATGGAGCACGTCTTATATCTCACTTGCTCAGACCTTCCAACACGTCTAAGAGTTTGTTTCGGATATTGTTCTTTGTTTCCCAATCACTTTACTTTCAACAAGCATGATCTGATTGATCTCTGGATAGCCCAGGGATTTGTCAATCCCCAGGATGGCCAAAATCTAGAGGAAATTGGAGAAAAATACTTCTTGGAGTTGGTAAGACGATGCTTATTCGAGGAAGTGACCTATGATGAGTTGGGAAACATTCTGTGCTGTAAGATGCATCATATTGTGTGCAGCATAGCATCTAATCTCACTGTGGGGGTCACCAAAATACCCATGACGGATTCCCGTATGATCGAGGTTCCGGACCCAACACCCAAACATGTCTCAGTCAACTGCCGAGGATATTCAACGTTGAAATTTTCATCCCGCTCGCTCAAAGGTCCAAGTATGCGGACACTTATTTTCATCAAGGAGCCAGACTGTGAAATAAAGGTGGATAAATTGGTGTGCAATCAATTGATATCCAGTTATAGAAGGCTAAGGGTCTTAGACTTGCAGGATCTTGGAATAAAAGAGCTGCCTGATTCCATCGGTGATCAAATTCACCTAAGATACTTGGATCTCTCAAAGAATGAGGGACTGGTCACTATCCCAAAGTCATTCACAAGACTGTACAACTTGCAGACACTAAAACTTAACTCATGCTCAATGCTGAAACTGTTCGCTACTGATTTTGGAGTATTAAATAACCTCAAACGTTTTGAGATTGATGACTGTGATAGCTTGACTTGCATGCCTCTTGGCTTGGAGAAGCTAACTCAGCTAGAGACGCTAAATCGGTTTGTAGTTGGCAAGAGATCGTACACATCGACCACTTATGTTGGACTGAAGGCACTAAGTGGATTGATTATGTTGAGAGGACGGCTGGCAATTGAGTTTACAGGAGAATGGTTGACAAACATACTGGAAGCTAAACCGCTTGAGTTGGCAGGAGAATGGATGAGAAACACAAGCAAGCTAAATGAAGTGAAGATTAGATGGGCACGAAGAACGTCAGATATCGAAGTACCATCAGAACAAGAAATATCAGCCCAGGAAATGATCCTGGAACGCCTTCAACCAAACTCGAACCTCAAAATACTCTGTATAGAAGGCTACAGAGGGAGGTATTTTCCAAGCTGGGCAAACGTAGATACGATATATTCTTCTCTTCCAAATTTAGTTATTATCAGCATTGAGGGATGTGGGGAATGCAAGTTTTTACCTCCATTTGGTGAATTACAGCATCTCAGAAAACTCACTCTGAGACACATGACTAATGTTCTGTACTTCGAGAGCCCTGCTGGTGGGAGAGAAGAAGTTGTTGAAGACCGCCCGCTCTTTACTTCTCTACAAGAACTTACCCTCCACAACTTCTTCAATCTAAAGGCGTGGCAGAGAGAAGTAGCAGCAATCCACCAAGCTGAACCTCGGCCCTTCCCTAGTCTTTCTACATTACGGATATGGAATTGCCCAAATCTTAGCTCGCTGCCTTCATTCCCTAAGGTTACAGACCTTAAACTGCGCAATGTTAATCAGTTGCTTCTCGATGATTGTGCAAGAAAAGCATCCAGCCTCACGAACACAATTCAAACTAGAAGCTTGCAAATTAAGGCCTGCCCCAACTTGAAGGGCTTTGAAGTAGTCAGAAATGGATTAGGAGGCCTGCCTTCTCTGAAACACCTTGTGATTGAGAGGTGTGATGCATTAAGCTCGTTAGCTTCCGACCTTAAGAATCTCGCCTCTCTAGAAAGACTGAAAATTTCTAGTTGCAAAGAACTTGATCTTTCAAAAGATACAGGTCGCTTCTGTAGATTATTCCCATTCTCCCCATGGAAAAAACTGAAATGTCTACGTGAATTGACCCTCATAGAAATCCCAAAAATGGAAACTCTTCCTGAGGGACTCAAGCATGTAACAACTCTCAAATTGCTGTGGATATCCGCATGCCAGTCATTGGGATCATTACCAGAGTGGATAAGTAGCCTAATTGTCCTACAACACCTTCGAATTGAGAGTTGTCGCGCTCTGAAAAGACTACCAAAAGAGCTTAAGGATGTCCAATCCCTGATTAAAGTTGAAATTACAGAATGTCCAGAACTAATGGAACGCTGCCGAGAGCACACTGGAGAGGATTGGTCATATATTAAGCACGCCCGGGTTCTTCTCCATAAGTCATGGCGGTATGGATACGTCTCATAG
- the LOC141600604 gene encoding putative disease resistance protein At1g50180 produces MTELLALAAQHIDSKINQELKERSVKVISELNTLSSELKNVNKLMIDAEGRTKELSKMPDFQSCVKEMQRIAYEAEDKVDNLISESTFLSFMGSKTLRGLIDRTRAIKGKLGELAEGSKIGAVSRERGSQVPQGHLPAKDDFVIGIDHQITQIVNLLTGKPDFNGGKLAMVGMGGSGKTTLARSVYNHRTVKAHFDHKVWVSVSQGWDTPIMLIDILKQIREQQRSFFARPSNDEELGNNPNKLVTRLKERLDKKVCLLVLDDVWDLQSLHNFIGLIQGDDFESRTYTIVITSRQTPLSKSNTAHTNWYVHGPQCLTDEDSWILLRKVASNPSKELSDDYRCMGIDLLRKCHGLPLAIVALGRQLKTKNSKREWQEVLLDIEGEAGIFIFAPVKKSVWLSYGELPYYLKPCFLYLGLSPEGTISAGKLIRMWIAEGFIDHLCHGQETLEVAGRRCLQGLIDHAMVQIVQKTYSGKVKTIQIHGIMRELALSKARELEFLTAASFEPRAVGETSRRAAIFRRYDFTFITCFILNYSPGRKSDILPANNSVVRSLSIFEQFEQSSNSSTPEICTNNVTQRFSELDNVFKMYKLLRVLDIFGIQTPAGTLPDEIKNLRHLTYLRIRSTNIRKLPHSIGELHCLITLDYRNVRSDAEIQVPNVLWKLNRLRHLYLPKEMSGTAVVLKLDTLKDLVTLWGVGGGTWLLQEMGKLYSTLSKLFIHRMSTMDQLNAVHSSPVMADNGCLDALALDWYGFEMSNLDALQAKQSLHKLRLKGKGPDRLHLQGIQFPAKLGKLELYYTQLERPETMALLGKLVLLKVLRLFKDSYVGCEWSCGKEAFPILEELKLASLPKLEKWVMEDGAMPCLKRLSIFCCTNLKRLPEGLKRVQSLERLEIGRMPSDFIRRLRKEDKQEKEGEDFHIIKHIPKVVYPPHYGEK; encoded by the exons ATGACTGAATTATTGGCATTAGCCGCTCAACACATAGATTCCAAGATAAACCAAGAATTAAAAGAAAGATCAGTAAAGGTGATATCGGAACTCAATACACTTTCATCGGAGCTGAAGAATGTGAATAAGCTGATGATTGATGCCGAAGGTAGAACGAAGGAGTTGAGCAAGATGCCCGATTTTCAAAGCTGCGTTAAAGAGATGCAAAGGATAGCGTACGAGGCTGAAGACAAGGTGGACAACCTAATATCCGAGTCCACTTTTTTATCATTCATGGGCTCCAAGACTTTGCGGGGGCTAATTGATCGGACAAGAGCGATCAAAGGAAAGCTCGGTGAACTAGCTGAAGGGTCCAAGATAGGAGCGGTGTCACGTGAACGTGGCTCTCAGGTTCCTCAGGGACATCTCCCTGCTAAGGATGACTTTGTCATCGGCATTGACCATCAGATCACACAGATAGTCAACCTGTTAACGGGTAAACCCGATTTCAATGGTGGTAAGCTGGCTATGGTTGGCATGGGCGGTTCTGGCAAAACTACTCTGGCTAGAAGCGTTTACAACCATAGGACCGTCAAGGCGCATTTTGACCATAAAGTATGGGTGTCAGTCTCTCAAGGATGGGACACGCCAATTATGTTGATCGACATCCTTAAGCAAATTCGCGAACAACAGAGGAGCTTTTTTGCTAGGCCTAGTAATGATGAAGAACTTGGAAATAACCCTAACAAATTGGTGACCCGGCTAAAGGAGAGATTGGATAAAAAAGTTTGTTTACTGGTCTTGGATGACGTGTGGGATTTACAATCTCTCCACAACTTCATCGGTTTAATTCAGGGAGATGATTTTGAGTCCCGCACATATACTATAGTCATCACAAGCAGGCAAACCCCCCTGAGCAAGAGTAACACGGCCCACACCAACTGGTATGTCCACGGACCACAATGTCTAACTGATGAAGATAGCTGGATTCTATTAAGAAAGGTAGCCAGCAATCCCTCCAAGGAGTTAAGCGATGACTACCGCTGTATGGGAATTGATTTGCTGAGAAAATGTCATGGTTTGCCATTAGCAATAGTGGCATTGGGCAGGCAGCTTAAAACAAAGAACAGTAAGCGCGAATGGCAGGAGGTGTTATTGGATATTGAGGGTGAAGCAGGCATATTTATATTCGCTCCAGTGAAGAAAAGCGTGTGGTTAAGCTATGGTGAACTGCCTTATTATCTAAAGCCATGTTTTCTATACTTGGGTCTGTCCCCGGAAGGAACCATTTCTGCAGGAAAGTTGATCCGGATGTGGATCGCTGAAGGATTTATCGATCACTTGTGCCACGGACAGGAAACACTTGAAGTCGCAGGACGAAGGTGTCTACAAGGGCTAATTGATCATGCAATGGTTCAAATAGTACAGAAAACTTATTCTGGCAAAGTTAAAACTATTCAAATTCATGGTATTATGAGGGAGCTTGCCTTATCGAAAGCCAGAGAACTTGAATTCCTGACAGCAGCGTCTTTTGAACCTCGTGCTGTTGGGGAAACATCTCGTCGAGCGGCCATCTTTCGTAGGTATGACTTTACTTTC ATCACATGTTTTATCTTGAATTATAGTCCAGGCAGAAAGAGCGACATCCTTCCAGCTAATAATTCGGTTGTGAGATCTCTCTCAATATTCGAGCAATTTGAGCAATCTAGCAACAGTTCAACCCCggaaatatgtacaaacaatGTAACCCAGAGATTCTCGGAGTTGGACAATGTATTCAAAATGTACAAATTGCTAAGAGTCTTGGATATTTTTGGAATCCAAACACCCGCTGGAACCTTGCCAGACGAAATAAAGAATCTACGTCACTTGACGTATCTAAGAATAAGATCGACAAATATAAGAAAACTTCCCCATTCAATCGGGGAATTGCATTGCTTAATAACGCTGGATTACAGGAATGTTAGGTCGGACGCTGAGATACAAGTTCCTAACGTATTGTGGAAGTTGAATAGGCTTAGGCATTTGTACCTGCCCAAAGAAATGAGTGGCACGGCTGTGGTTTTGAAGCTTGATACTCTCAAAGATCTAGTCACTTTGTGGGGTGTCGGTGGAGGTACTTGGCTGCTTCAAGAAATGGGCAAATTGTATTCAACCCTCAGCAAGCTATTCATACATCGGATGTCGACCATGGATCAACTCAACGCGGTCCATAGTAGCCCTGTTATGGCGGATAATGGTTGTCTGGATGCACTGGCCTTGGACTGGTATGGCTTTGAGATGAGTAATTTAGATGCATTACAGGCGAAACAAAGTTTGCATAAGCTGAGGCTCAAGGGCAAAGGTCCAGATAGGTTACATCTACAAGGCATTCAATTTCCCGCCAAGCTCGGAAAGCTAGAATTGTATTACACCCAACTTGAAAGACCAGAGACGATGGCTCTTTTGGGAAAACTTGTATTACTAAAGGTCCTAAGATTATTCAAGGACTCGTATGTAGGCTGTGAATGGAGTTGTGGCAAAGAGGCTTTTCCTATACTCGAGGAGCTAAAATTGGCCAGTCTACCAAAATTGGAGAAATGGGTGATGGAAGACGGGGCCATGCCATGTCTTAAAAGACTCTCAATATTCTGTTGCACCAACCTAAAGAGGCTGCCCGAAGGGTTAAAACGCGTCCAAAGCCTTGAAAGGTTGGAAATCGGACGCATGCCATCTGATTTCATTAGAAGACTTAGGAAGGAGGATAAACAAGAAAAGGAAGGGGAAGACTTTCACATTATCAAGCACATTCCAAAGGTCGTTTACCCTCCACATTATGGAGAGAAATGA
- the LOC141600606 gene encoding uncharacterized protein LOC141600606, which translates to MASNTFSLSYPILKRDNYQSWSIKMKSHLKALNLWEVIESDYEPNPLPENPTLIQIKKYDEDRAKTPKALSCIHSAVSEEIFSFIMTCESPKKAWEMLKQEFEGNEQTKLMQVLNFKREFEMQRMKKSETIKEYVGKLMSIVNQIRLLGESFPDQRVIDKILVSVLEIYESKISSLEDSKDLSKISLGELVNALSAVDQRRSMRGRI; encoded by the coding sequence ATGGCTTCCAATACTTTCTCTCTTTCATATCCTATTCTTAAGAGAGACAATTATCAATCTTGGTCTATCAAAATGAAATCTCATTTGAAGGCCTTGAATTTATGGGAGGTTATTGAGAGTGATTATGAGCCTAACCCTCTTCCAGAAAATCCTACTCTTATCCAAATAAAAAAATATGATGAGGATAGGGCAAAGACACCAAAAGCTCTCTCGTGTATCCATTCCGCGGTCTCCGAAGAAATTTTCTCTTTTATTATGACATGTGAGTCACCAAAAAAGGCATGGGAGATGCTAAAGCAAGAGTTTGAAGGCAATGAGCAAACAAAATTAATGCAAGTCTTAAATTTTAAGAGGGAATTCGAGATGCAAAGGATGAAGAAATCAGAGACTATCAAAGAATATGTGGGTAAGCTTATGTCTATTGTCAACCAAATTAGGTTACTAGGTGAGAGTTTTCCCGATCAAAGAGTGATTGATAAAATTTTAGTCTCTGTTTTGGAAATTTATGAGAGCAAAATTTCATCACTTGAAGATTCCAAAGATCTTTCCAAAATATCTTTAGGAGAATTAGTTAATGCTCTTAGTGCCGTCGATCAAAGAAGGTCAATGCGGGGAAGAATATGA